One window from the genome of Methylophaga thalassica encodes:
- a CDS encoding inactive transglutaminase family protein: protein MTSRKAFYLLVGLLIVSGLGLTLHRHYTFDIPWLPGEQRQTWSIEAKVEFDAQDKEVLASLAIPGTQPGFTQLSQQTASPGYGLAYTKRDNGGHRAEWSIRHANGEQALYYKVDMLLDPYAVPPEPSQPPALKVSIEKEPYATSANQLLDRAQERSSTPYTLARELIQEFKNQSQNAELLAQLKTQTQWIVQLLQQAGVPARQVHALFLEDGRRRQELVTYIQVFDGNDYQLFNPETGEQGRPDNLLLWEYHSGPVLELIGGTNSHVTFSMIQQELPFGVALNQKFADETLINFSLYTLPLEEQALFKGILLIPVGVLVVVLMRILVGLKTSGTFMPVLIALAFIQTSLVTGLVGFLLIVGTGLLIRSYLSYLNLLLVARISAVIIMVIGIIAIFSILAYKLGLTEGMKITFFPMIILAWTIERMSVLWEEEGPHQVVIQGGGSLLVAVLAYLAMNNELIRHLTFNFLGIQLILMGLVLMAGNYTGYRLLELKRFKPLTEDHL from the coding sequence GTGACATCTCGTAAAGCATTTTATTTGTTAGTGGGCTTGCTGATTGTCTCAGGCCTGGGATTAACCTTACATAGACACTACACTTTTGACATCCCCTGGCTTCCAGGGGAGCAGCGCCAAACCTGGTCGATTGAGGCCAAAGTCGAGTTTGATGCGCAAGATAAAGAAGTGCTGGCATCACTTGCCATCCCCGGCACACAACCTGGTTTCACCCAGCTGAGTCAGCAAACCGCCAGTCCCGGTTATGGTCTTGCTTATACGAAACGAGATAATGGTGGCCATCGTGCTGAATGGTCAATCCGTCATGCCAATGGTGAACAAGCCTTGTATTACAAGGTTGATATGCTGTTAGATCCTTATGCTGTGCCACCTGAACCCAGTCAGCCACCCGCTTTAAAAGTCAGCATTGAAAAAGAACCTTATGCAACGTCTGCCAACCAGCTGCTTGATCGCGCTCAGGAACGCTCTTCCACACCTTACACGCTGGCAAGAGAGTTAATTCAGGAATTCAAAAACCAATCACAAAATGCCGAACTACTGGCGCAATTGAAAACACAAACTCAGTGGATAGTTCAGTTATTACAACAAGCTGGTGTTCCGGCGCGCCAAGTTCACGCTCTGTTCCTTGAAGATGGTCGTAGAAGACAGGAATTAGTCACCTATATTCAAGTATTTGATGGTAACGACTATCAATTATTTAATCCTGAAACGGGTGAACAAGGCCGGCCAGATAATTTATTACTGTGGGAATACCATTCAGGTCCGGTTCTTGAACTGATTGGTGGTACTAACTCACATGTGACTTTCTCCATGATTCAGCAAGAGCTGCCTTTTGGTGTGGCTCTAAACCAAAAATTTGCTGATGAGACCTTAATAAACTTCTCGCTTTATACCTTACCACTCGAAGAACAAGCCTTGTTTAAAGGTATTTTGTTGATACCGGTCGGTGTGCTCGTCGTTGTATTGATGCGTATTTTGGTCGGTCTGAAAACATCTGGTACCTTTATGCCAGTATTGATTGCCCTGGCCTTTATTCAGACCAGCCTCGTGACCGGCCTTGTTGGTTTCTTACTGATTGTTGGTACTGGTTTATTAATTCGCTCATACCTGTCCTATCTCAATCTACTCCTTGTTGCCCGAATATCCGCGGTCATCATTATGGTTATAGGCATCATCGCGATATTCTCTATTCTTGCCTACAAGCTTGGTTTAACTGAGGGTATGAAAATTACCTTCTTCCCGATGATTATTCTGGCATGGACCATTGAACGAATGTCGGTTTTATGGGAAGAAGAAGGTCCACATCAAGTAGTGATTCAAGGTGGTGGTTCGCTGTTAGTGGCTGTGCTGGCTTACCTAGCCATGAATAACGAGTTAATTCGTCATTTAACATTCAACTTCCTCGGCATCCAGCTTATTTTGATGGGACTAGTGTTAATGGCAGGTAATTACACCGGTTATCGCTTGCTGGAATTAAAACGCTTTAAACCCTTAACTGAGGATCACCTATGA
- a CDS encoding alpha-L-glutamate ligase-like protein, translated as MSLNVLNWLKDVKSRYVHPNKLAKIGVLGMNERNIAYISRYNPRRLYPLVDDKLQTKEIVLEAGVNAPDLIGTITEQHQVDDLLEIIKNTAGFCIKPAHGSGGKGILVVTGSDDFGYHKANGQILKLADLQRHVSNILAGLFSLGGRTDVAIVEALIQFDDCFNGYTFEGVPDTRVIVFKGFPVMAMMRLSTADSNGKANLHQGAVGVGLDIGNGSAVRAVQFDRPVMLHPDTGRNLLDLQVPHWDQLLHLSASCYEMSGLGYLGTDIVLDRTKGPMLLELNARPGLSIQVANGSGLLPRLKKVEALTNTKKMTIEQRIAFSKEHFSRRS; from the coding sequence ATGAGTCTGAATGTGCTGAATTGGCTGAAAGACGTCAAATCTCGGTACGTTCACCCAAACAAGCTTGCCAAGATTGGTGTGCTTGGAATGAACGAACGGAATATTGCTTATATCAGCCGCTATAATCCAAGACGACTCTATCCTCTGGTTGATGATAAGTTACAGACAAAAGAAATTGTGCTGGAAGCTGGCGTTAATGCGCCCGATCTTATTGGTACCATTACTGAACAACACCAGGTAGATGATCTGCTCGAGATTATCAAAAATACAGCGGGTTTTTGCATCAAACCCGCTCATGGTTCTGGTGGCAAAGGAATTTTAGTTGTCACAGGTTCTGATGATTTTGGTTATCACAAAGCGAATGGACAAATTTTAAAACTGGCCGATCTACAGCGTCATGTCTCTAACATTCTGGCCGGCTTATTTTCATTGGGCGGTCGAACTGATGTTGCCATTGTTGAAGCATTAATCCAATTTGATGATTGTTTCAATGGTTATACGTTTGAAGGTGTGCCTGATACACGCGTTATCGTTTTCAAGGGATTTCCTGTGATGGCGATGATGCGCTTATCAACCGCTGACTCTAACGGTAAAGCCAATCTTCACCAGGGTGCTGTTGGGGTGGGACTGGATATTGGCAATGGTAGTGCGGTACGCGCTGTACAGTTTGATCGCCCGGTTATGTTACATCCTGATACAGGAAGAAACCTGCTCGATCTTCAAGTACCGCATTGGGATCAGTTACTGCATTTGTCTGCTTCCTGTTATGAAATGTCAGGCTTAGGCTATTTAGGTACAGATATTGTCCTGGATAGGACAAAAGGCCCCATGCTGCTTGAGCTCAATGCCCGTCCAGGACTGAGTATTCAAGTCGCAAATGGTTCAGGTTTATTACCCAGGCTGAAAAAAGTTGAAGCATTGACCAATACAAAGAAAATGACTATTGAACAGCGAATCGCATTTTCAAAAGAGCATTTTTCTCGTCGATCATAA
- a CDS encoding SIMPL domain-containing protein encodes MSSVNKTSSLILGIALVLGLSSLGWFLSNAAIKYKEYERTVTVKGLAEREFTADVVIWPIQFTLASNNLQVLYNDVDANTNTIISFLTKLGIKRADVTISAPAITDKSAQQYGGNERAEFRYTAVQTVTVYSDAIDTVRQVMGQLSELGKQGIVLTGNNYAAQPEYLFTRLNEVKPQMIEEATRKAREVAEKFAQDSDSTLGKIRKASQGQFSISARDNNNPQIKNVRVVSTIEYYLSD; translated from the coding sequence ATGTCATCGGTAAATAAAACCAGCAGTCTGATTCTTGGAATTGCTTTAGTTCTTGGTTTGAGCAGTTTAGGCTGGTTTCTCTCAAATGCCGCCATCAAATACAAAGAATATGAGCGAACCGTGACAGTGAAAGGCCTGGCTGAAAGAGAGTTCACTGCAGATGTGGTGATATGGCCTATCCAATTCACGCTCGCAAGTAATAATTTGCAAGTCTTATACAATGATGTTGATGCCAATACCAATACCATCATCTCCTTCCTGACTAAACTTGGAATCAAACGTGCTGATGTCACTATCAGTGCACCTGCCATTACAGATAAATCTGCCCAGCAATATGGGGGTAATGAGCGTGCTGAATTTCGTTATACGGCGGTTCAAACCGTCACGGTTTATTCGGATGCCATTGATACCGTCCGACAAGTGATGGGGCAACTTTCTGAACTGGGTAAGCAAGGTATCGTTTTAACAGGCAACAACTACGCCGCACAGCCCGAGTATCTGTTTACTCGTCTTAATGAAGTCAAACCGCAAATGATTGAAGAAGCAACCAGAAAAGCACGTGAAGTTGCTGAAAAATTTGCGCAGGATTCAGATAGTACCCTTGGCAAGATCCGTAAAGCCAGCCAAGGCCAGTTCAGCATTAGTGCTCGCGATAATAATAATCCACAGATCAAAAACGTTCGTGTTGTGTCAACGATAGAGTATTACTTGTCTGACTAA
- a CDS encoding PA0069 family radical SAM protein, producing the protein MSENAKIQKGRGTLNNIDGRFNEFQRTEIDDGWFHDEPANNLTEVSVESPRSIISRNQSPDLPFQQSINPYRGCEHGCIYCYARPSHAYLGLSPGIDFETKLTIKPNAAKLLRDELMATNYRCSTLSLGANTDPYQPIERHYNLTREVLEVMIEFSHPVNIVTKSSLIERDIDLLKQLAEKQLVNVHLSITTLDKTLARKLEPRASSPQRRLQTIETLKANGIPVSVLIAPVIPVLTDTELENIIDASAQAGAENIDYIFVRLPREVSPLFNDWLHTHYPDKAEHVMNRIKDSRNGKTNDPRFGYRLEGQGLYAEMIKKRFEVAVKKYSLNKSPAVLRTDLFHKPTKQMSLF; encoded by the coding sequence ATGTCAGAAAACGCAAAAATACAAAAAGGCCGGGGAACGCTTAATAATATCGATGGCCGTTTCAATGAGTTTCAACGCACTGAAATTGATGATGGCTGGTTTCATGATGAACCAGCCAACAACTTAACAGAAGTGAGTGTAGAATCCCCTCGTAGTATTATTAGTAGAAACCAATCACCTGACCTTCCCTTTCAGCAATCAATTAATCCATATCGTGGCTGCGAGCATGGCTGTATCTACTGCTACGCCCGTCCTTCACATGCTTATCTGGGACTGTCTCCAGGGATCGATTTTGAAACCAAGTTAACCATCAAACCCAATGCCGCAAAATTACTACGAGATGAGTTGATGGCAACAAACTATCGCTGTTCAACATTATCATTAGGCGCCAACACCGATCCCTATCAACCCATCGAACGCCACTACAACCTTACTCGGGAAGTACTTGAGGTGATGATTGAGTTCAGTCATCCAGTTAATATTGTGACTAAATCTTCATTGATAGAACGTGATATTGATTTACTCAAACAGCTCGCTGAGAAGCAATTGGTAAATGTTCATCTATCCATTACAACACTGGATAAAACACTTGCCAGGAAACTCGAACCTCGCGCCAGCAGCCCACAACGTCGACTGCAAACAATAGAGACATTGAAGGCAAATGGAATACCTGTATCTGTTCTTATTGCTCCAGTCATTCCTGTTCTGACGGATACAGAACTAGAAAATATTATTGATGCTTCGGCACAAGCAGGGGCTGAAAATATAGACTATATTTTCGTTAGATTACCAAGAGAGGTCAGCCCCCTCTTTAATGATTGGCTACATACTCATTATCCTGACAAGGCAGAGCATGTCATGAATCGTATTAAAGACTCCAGAAATGGCAAAACAAATGATCCCAGGTTTGGTTACAGACTTGAAGGTCAGGGGCTCTATGCAGAAATGATCAAAAAACGATTCGAAGTTGCGGTCAAGAAATACTCATTAAACAAGTCTCCAGCGGTTCTGAGAACCGACTTATTTCATAAACCAACAAAGCAAATGAGCTTGTTTTAA
- a CDS encoding PEP-CTERM sorting domain-containing protein, with the protein MRRYAKTIILTTLALCSISTQLLAAPQPVDLSSWQANGNGNWVLQTGNNAVKQTLNNAPTVFHNNKNSQGTALSGQITVQTTSDDDFIGFVLGYNNNDLTNSSADYLLIDWKQADQSYFGTAKKGLAISSVSGQLGDNSGAWAHNPTNNVTELARATNLGNTGWLDNTTYDFDIIFTSSLVEVFVNGIKELSIAGTFSNGSFGFYNYSQQSVLYAGIEEVNVPSEVPVPAAAFMFAPALLGFMGLRRRVK; encoded by the coding sequence ATGCGTAGATATGCGAAAACAATCATTCTGACAACCCTAGCTTTATGTTCAATCTCAACACAGTTACTGGCAGCCCCCCAACCTGTCGACTTATCATCCTGGCAAGCCAATGGAAATGGAAACTGGGTATTACAGACGGGCAATAATGCGGTAAAGCAAACGCTTAATAACGCCCCTACTGTATTCCACAATAATAAAAATAGCCAAGGTACAGCATTATCAGGACAAATTACTGTTCAAACAACTTCTGACGATGATTTTATTGGATTTGTATTAGGCTATAACAATAACGATCTAACAAATTCATCGGCTGATTATCTGCTTATAGACTGGAAACAAGCTGATCAGTCTTATTTTGGTACAGCAAAAAAAGGCCTTGCAATATCCAGTGTAAGTGGACAGTTAGGAGATAACTCAGGGGCTTGGGCTCACAATCCAACGAATAATGTCACCGAGTTAGCCCGTGCAACCAATCTAGGTAATACAGGTTGGTTAGATAACACCACATACGACTTTGACATTATATTTACATCCTCTTTAGTCGAAGTGTTCGTAAACGGTATTAAAGAATTAAGCATTGCAGGCACGTTCAGTAATGGTTCTTTTGGTTTTTACAACTACAGTCAACAAAGTGTTTTATACGCGGGGATTGAAGAAGTTAATGTTCCATCAGAAGTACCGGTTCCAGCTGCAGCATTTATGTTTGCACCAGCTCTCTTAGGTTTTATGGGCCTTCGCCGCAGAGTAAAATAA
- a CDS encoding Gfo/Idh/MocA family protein, producing MAEKQLRWGILGAARVNEKLLPAIVEAANAELIAIASRRPGAAAEVLQKLAPQQTAVETLDDPEALLSHPNIDAIYLPMSNEEHAEWALKAINHGKHVLIEKPMALTVADIDAIEAAAKANNVTVMEGFMYIFHPQHEHVRQLINDGKVGDVRTVKTAFAFPMKPARMYRIDRDINDGGGAMWDIGPYAIHTARLWFDNEPVAAMAMAKLNDSGADVSLSGVFDFADGKFAHFEMSFEHARRSEYEIIGTKGGIKCHTVWQPETEEATISWWNENEEQTVSIPKANHFNLEIEYFSDCILEGKAPKLTLADARNNCAAICAALASVREGKKIHLSG from the coding sequence ATGGCTGAAAAACAATTACGCTGGGGAATTTTAGGTGCTGCTCGTGTTAACGAAAAACTACTGCCCGCTATTGTTGAAGCAGCTAATGCGGAGCTGATAGCTATTGCCAGTCGTCGTCCTGGGGCGGCGGCAGAAGTTTTGCAAAAACTGGCACCACAACAAACGGCGGTAGAAACGCTGGATGATCCGGAAGCATTACTTTCTCATCCAAATATTGATGCCATCTATCTACCGATGTCGAATGAAGAACATGCCGAGTGGGCACTCAAAGCCATCAATCATGGTAAACATGTACTGATCGAAAAACCTATGGCGCTGACAGTAGCCGATATTGACGCCATTGAAGCCGCTGCAAAAGCAAATAATGTAACAGTCATGGAAGGCTTTATGTATATCTTCCATCCTCAGCATGAGCATGTAAGACAGTTAATTAATGACGGCAAGGTCGGTGACGTGCGTACGGTAAAAACGGCGTTTGCATTCCCTATGAAACCGGCGCGAATGTATCGTATTGACCGTGACATCAATGATGGTGGCGGCGCTATGTGGGATATTGGTCCTTACGCCATTCATACGGCAAGATTGTGGTTTGATAATGAGCCTGTCGCTGCTATGGCAATGGCTAAGCTTAATGACAGTGGTGCTGATGTCAGCTTAAGTGGCGTGTTTGATTTTGCGGATGGTAAGTTTGCTCACTTTGAAATGAGCTTTGAACATGCCAGACGTAGCGAATATGAGATTATTGGTACCAAAGGTGGCATTAAATGCCACACGGTTTGGCAACCTGAAACGGAAGAAGCAACCATAAGCTGGTGGAATGAGAATGAAGAACAAACCGTATCAATTCCAAAAGCCAATCACTTTAATCTGGAAATAGAGTATTTCTCTGATTGCATCTTAGAGGGGAAAGCCCCCAAACTGACATTAGCTGATGCCAGAAATAATTGTGCTGCGATTTGTGCCGCGCTTGCTTCGGTGAGGGAAGGGAAAAAAATTCACTTATCTGGTTAG
- a CDS encoding peroxiredoxin, whose amino-acid sequence MTIEVGQKIPAATLSECVDFSASSGCPVNPQPQNVQSLTEGKTIVLFGVPGAFTPLCSEEHLPGFIRLADEIKAAGADEIWCMAVNDAFVMGAWGRQVNNEGKVRMMADGSAELTKAMGLDRDLTAGGMGVRCYRFACILKDGVVTYIGVEGSGEFGKSKAETILDELKKS is encoded by the coding sequence ATGACAATCGAAGTTGGACAGAAAATTCCCGCAGCGACACTTTCTGAGTGTGTTGATTTTTCAGCGAGCAGTGGCTGCCCTGTCAACCCTCAACCACAGAATGTTCAATCATTGACTGAAGGAAAAACCATTGTTCTTTTCGGTGTTCCGGGTGCATTCACCCCGCTCTGCTCTGAAGAACACTTACCTGGCTTTATCCGATTAGCAGATGAGATCAAAGCGGCTGGCGCCGATGAAATCTGGTGCATGGCTGTTAACGATGCTTTTGTCATGGGCGCCTGGGGCCGACAAGTAAATAATGAAGGCAAGGTCAGAATGATGGCTGATGGTAGTGCCGAGCTGACCAAAGCCATGGGCTTAGATAGAGACTTAACTGCCGGAGGAATGGGTGTACGTTGTTATCGCTTTGCCTGCATCCTGAAAGATGGTGTGGTGACTTATATCGGCGTTGAAGGCTCAGGCGAGTTTGGTAAATCTAAAGCAGAAACCATTTTGGATGAACTAAAAAAATCCTAA
- the rpiA gene encoding ribose-5-phosphate isomerase RpiA: protein MAMNPKQRVALHAANLVEQNMIVGLGTGSTANFFIEALAKRCKTEKLTIHTVSSSAISEIKAREAGLPVLSIAELDALDMYVDGADEVTPDLTLLKGRGQDLVNEKLLASAADQFFVLVDESKLVEHIGQNFPIPVEVMPQAWRLVLTQLKQQGGQGQLRLNASGDNVAVTASGSLVLDMQFKQMDSLELTMILDTIPGIVEHGIFSDTASAIFIGGESEVEEHWR, encoded by the coding sequence ATGGCTATGAATCCAAAACAACGAGTAGCACTGCATGCAGCCAATTTAGTTGAGCAGAATATGATAGTGGGATTGGGCACTGGTTCTACCGCCAATTTCTTTATTGAAGCACTGGCAAAACGCTGTAAGACTGAAAAACTAACTATTCATACCGTGAGTAGTTCTGCGATTAGTGAGATTAAAGCGCGTGAAGCGGGATTGCCCGTGCTGTCTATTGCAGAACTTGATGCGCTGGATATGTATGTGGATGGTGCCGATGAGGTCACACCGGATCTTACTTTATTGAAAGGTCGCGGTCAGGATCTAGTCAATGAAAAATTGTTAGCTTCAGCAGCGGATCAATTTTTTGTTTTAGTTGATGAGTCAAAACTGGTCGAGCATATCGGACAAAACTTTCCGATTCCGGTGGAAGTCATGCCTCAGGCATGGCGTTTGGTTTTGACCCAGCTTAAACAACAAGGTGGTCAAGGCCAGCTTCGACTAAATGCCTCGGGGGATAATGTTGCTGTTACAGCAAGTGGTAGTCTGGTGCTTGATATGCAATTTAAACAAATGGATAGCTTAGAGCTAACCATGATTCTGGATACCATTCCCGGCATAGTCGAGCATGGGATTTTCAGTGACACCGCATCAGCCATTTTTATTGGCGGTGAATCTGAGGTGGAAGAACACTGGCGATAA
- a CDS encoding fructosamine kinase family protein: MAQLDSIVEHIESTTNQSLQPYQLNSIGGGCINSAFQLKTEQQAYFIKVNQPSLSLMFEAEALGLQEMSATKSIRVPEVICQGTNHQHSYLVLEYIPLRSLRGDGNITLGEQLAHMHKVKQPFFGWQMDNTIGSTPQINDQNHHWLEFWREHRLGQQLKFAAQNGYTGRLQSRGEKLLDNMDKLLENHHPQPSLLHGDLWGGNAAADDLGQPVIFDPACYYGDRETDLAMTELFGGFGRDFFAAYNAIYPVDSGYATRKTLYNLYHILNHLNLFGGGYMGQAESMIDQLLSEI, translated from the coding sequence ATGGCACAGCTCGACTCCATTGTTGAACATATTGAATCGACCACCAATCAGAGTCTTCAGCCATATCAACTGAACAGTATCGGTGGTGGTTGTATTAATAGCGCCTTTCAACTAAAAACAGAACAGCAAGCTTATTTTATAAAGGTGAATCAGCCTTCTTTATCGCTAATGTTTGAAGCCGAAGCACTTGGCTTGCAAGAGATGTCAGCGACTAAAAGCATTCGGGTTCCAGAGGTCATCTGCCAAGGAACAAATCATCAACACAGTTATTTGGTCTTGGAATACATTCCACTCAGAAGTTTACGCGGCGATGGCAATATCACACTGGGTGAACAGCTGGCCCACATGCACAAAGTAAAACAGCCCTTTTTTGGCTGGCAAATGGATAATACGATTGGCAGCACACCACAAATCAATGATCAAAATCACCATTGGTTAGAGTTCTGGCGCGAACATCGTTTAGGGCAACAGCTGAAGTTTGCAGCTCAAAATGGTTACACAGGTCGTCTACAATCTCGTGGTGAAAAACTCCTTGATAACATGGACAAACTGCTTGAGAACCATCACCCGCAACCATCACTGTTGCATGGTGATTTATGGGGTGGAAATGCGGCAGCTGATGATCTTGGACAACCCGTTATTTTCGACCCGGCCTGCTATTATGGCGACCGTGAAACTGACTTGGCGATGACAGAATTATTTGGTGGCTTTGGCCGAGATTTTTTTGCTGCATACAATGCTATCTATCCTGTCGACTCAGGCTATGCAACACGTAAAACCTTGTATAACCTCTACCATATTCTGAATCATCTCAATTTATTTGGCGGTGGTTATATGGGTCAGGCTGAGTCAATGATAGACCAGCTTCTTTCTGAAATTTAA
- a CDS encoding low molecular weight protein-tyrosine-phosphatase encodes MNQIKVLFVCMGNICRSPTAEGVFTKLTEDLGTRDRFLIDSAGTHAYHVGEEPDSRAQQTAKQRGIDLSYIRARKFNQADFEEFDYILAMDSSNYQILINACPDAYKHKVKMFLDYAPQREESDVPDPYYGGQNGFNHVFDLVADASKGFHDSVVN; translated from the coding sequence ATGAATCAAATAAAAGTACTTTTTGTCTGCATGGGTAATATTTGTCGTTCACCAACCGCTGAAGGGGTATTCACAAAATTAACGGAAGATTTGGGCACGCGCGATCGTTTTCTGATTGACTCGGCGGGTACCCATGCTTATCACGTCGGTGAAGAACCTGACAGCCGGGCTCAACAAACAGCAAAACAACGTGGAATCGATCTGTCATACATCCGTGCCCGAAAATTTAATCAGGCAGATTTTGAAGAGTTTGATTACATCTTAGCTATGGATAGTAGTAATTATCAGATTTTGATAAATGCCTGTCCTGATGCTTACAAACACAAAGTCAAAATGTTTTTAGACTATGCGCCGCAACGTGAAGAATCTGATGTGCCCGATCCATACTACGGTGGTCAAAATGGCTTTAATCATGTTTTTGATCTGGTGGCAGATGCCTCTAAAGGATTTCACGATAGCGTCGTTAACTAA
- the nhaD gene encoding sodium:proton antiporter NhaD — MKSFLQGRSWLLLSFATFLILPHSAFAAENAKLLDLTSHWVGYVSIFLFVVAYALVIVEEEIHMRKSKPVMVAAGVIWGLIALIYAQQPDSEYHHTAGLMIRHNLEEYGELLLFLLAAMTYINTMGERGVFNSLRAWLINKGFSLRSIFWITGLFAFFISPVADNLTTALLMATVVMAVGGTNIKFVSVACINIVVAANAGGAFSPFGDITTLMVWQKGVVEFQEFFKLFIPSVVNWFIPAFLMSLAIKNGQPQANSDAAELKEGAFVVIGLFLVTITMAVCAHNFLHLPPVIGMMTGLGLLKLYGYTLKMRDRRTFINTTSDAEGSAGVKVEGLDRRKPFNIFQQVERAEWDTLMFFYGIILCVGGLGTIGYLNLGSQLMYGDLGPTTANILVGIVSAIVDNIPVMFAVLSMNPDMSQGQWLLVTLTAGVGGSLLSIGSAAGVAVMGQARGIYTFFSHIKWIWAIALGYAASIYVHLWLNSAMF, encoded by the coding sequence GTGAAATCATTTCTTCAAGGACGCTCATGGCTCCTGCTTAGTTTTGCCACTTTTTTAATATTACCCCACTCTGCTTTTGCTGCAGAAAATGCCAAGCTGCTGGATCTGACCTCTCATTGGGTGGGTTATGTGTCTATCTTCTTATTTGTAGTTGCGTATGCTTTGGTCATCGTTGAAGAAGAAATTCATATGCGAAAATCCAAGCCTGTGATGGTGGCAGCGGGTGTCATATGGGGATTGATTGCACTTATTTACGCTCAACAACCCGACTCAGAATATCACCACACAGCAGGCTTAATGATTCGTCATAACCTGGAAGAATATGGCGAGTTATTATTGTTCTTGTTGGCAGCGATGACCTATATCAACACCATGGGAGAACGCGGCGTATTTAACAGTCTCCGCGCTTGGTTAATCAATAAAGGTTTTTCTTTACGAAGTATCTTCTGGATCACCGGACTATTTGCCTTCTTTATATCGCCAGTTGCAGATAACCTGACCACCGCCTTATTAATGGCGACGGTTGTTATGGCGGTCGGTGGTACCAATATCAAATTTGTGTCTGTCGCCTGTATCAATATTGTTGTTGCAGCCAATGCAGGCGGTGCTTTTAGTCCGTTTGGCGATATCACTACTTTAATGGTCTGGCAAAAAGGTGTGGTCGAATTTCAGGAGTTCTTTAAATTATTTATTCCCTCTGTAGTGAATTGGTTTATACCAGCATTTTTAATGTCTTTGGCGATAAAAAACGGACAACCCCAAGCTAATTCAGATGCGGCAGAACTCAAGGAAGGTGCTTTTGTTGTTATTGGCTTGTTTTTAGTCACCATCACAATGGCCGTCTGTGCACATAATTTCCTTCATTTACCGCCAGTTATTGGCATGATGACAGGCCTAGGTTTATTGAAACTCTATGGTTACACTCTAAAAATGCGTGACAGACGCACTTTTATCAATACGACATCAGATGCAGAAGGCTCAGCAGGTGTCAAAGTGGAAGGTTTAGATCGACGCAAACCATTTAATATTTTCCAACAGGTTGAACGAGCAGAATGGGACACGTTGATGTTTTTTTACGGCATCATTCTATGTGTCGGTGGCTTAGGAACAATTGGTTACCTAAACCTTGGTTCACAGCTGATGTATGGGGATTTAGGTCCAACTACCGCGAATATTTTAGTCGGTATTGTCTCAGCGATTGTTGATAACATTCCGGTGATGTTCGCCGTACTGTCAATGAATCCTGATATGAGTCAGGGACAATGGCTGTTAGTAACACTGACGGCTGGCGTCGGTGGCTCTCTGTTATCGATTGGCTCTGCAGCAGGTGTCGCTGTGATGGGTCAAGCCAGAGGTATTTACACATTCTTCTCCCATATCAAGTGGATATGGGCTATTGCTCTGGGTTATGCCGCTAGTATTTATGTTCATCTCTGGCTGAATAGTGCAATGTTCTGA